The Bacillus sp. DX3.1 genome segment TCCGCAAAATTATTACAGTTTTTTAGTTTTCTATTTTTATTATATGCTCTATTTTTACATTTATTCTTTATATCGAAGTTTGAAAAATAGAAGTTTTGGACAAGTTATTAATAAAAAAACAAATGAGGTGTAACATATGCCCTGGTTTAAAAAACCCCGTTCAAAACTCGGAAAATTCATAGATAAACATGATTTAAAACAAGTCGATATTGCAAAAATTAGTGGTCTTAGAGAATCAACTGTTAGTCGTCTAGCAAATATAGACAGTGTT includes the following:
- a CDS encoding transcriptional regulator, yielding MPWFKKPRSKLGKFIDKHDLKQVDIAKISGLRESTVSRLANIDSVSPSMKSANKIIKALRKLTGKNVNNTDFWT